From Streptomyces sp. NBC_01460, a single genomic window includes:
- a CDS encoding cytochrome P450 → MPNTTQRTQDGTEHEPCPPSARCAPVPAPSVGRADRGQQSESEVLVFSRYADVAVIARDPAFEAKDAAWFDAYLPGWRRSPGMRLFGTSMVFHNGASHQRLRKAASPAFSPARLRSLRETVHAATEECLDLLDARPHGDVVDLHALLTLPVTCRTQCALIGLPEQDAPFLHELVQPLLALLDPVVGPRALREADRAAETLRPYLDRLVAERRARPGEDLASSVACLLGDDEAASALALALTAGFDTTVTLLDHAITALMTSPARAAVAAGEPSHVDAAISESLRLAPPVRLITRVARHEVTVGGVRVPAGREVMALIAEAHRDPEHFTDPDVFDPNRPASRLLSFGGGAHYCLGAQLARLEASLVLPALLRRFPRMAPAGPPCPDDRVTVSGWTALPVVLDP, encoded by the coding sequence GTGCCGAACACCACGCAACGAACCCAGGACGGCACGGAGCACGAGCCGTGCCCGCCCTCGGCCCGGTGTGCTCCCGTGCCCGCGCCGTCCGTCGGCCGCGCAGATCGCGGGCAGCAGTCGGAGAGCGAGGTCCTGGTGTTCAGCCGGTACGCCGACGTGGCGGTGATCGCCCGCGATCCCGCGTTCGAGGCCAAGGACGCCGCCTGGTTCGACGCGTACCTTCCCGGCTGGCGGCGCAGTCCCGGGATGCGCTTGTTCGGCACCAGCATGGTGTTCCACAACGGGGCGAGCCACCAGCGGCTGCGGAAGGCCGCCTCGCCCGCCTTCAGCCCGGCGCGCCTTCGCTCCTTGCGTGAGACCGTGCACGCCGCCACCGAGGAATGTCTGGATCTGCTCGACGCGCGGCCGCACGGTGACGTCGTCGATCTGCACGCGCTGCTCACCCTTCCGGTCACCTGCCGCACCCAGTGCGCCCTCATCGGCCTCCCCGAGCAGGATGCGCCCTTCCTCCACGAGCTGGTGCAGCCGCTGCTGGCGCTGCTCGACCCCGTGGTCGGCCCGCGCGCACTACGGGAGGCGGACCGCGCCGCCGAGACCCTGCGGCCCTACCTCGACAGGCTGGTGGCCGAACGACGGGCGCGGCCGGGAGAGGACCTGGCGTCGTCGGTCGCCTGCTTGCTCGGCGACGACGAGGCGGCTTCCGCTCTCGCCCTCGCACTGACCGCCGGTTTCGACACCACGGTGACACTGCTCGACCACGCGATCACCGCGCTGATGACATCGCCGGCGCGAGCCGCAGTGGCTGCTGGCGAGCCATCCCACGTCGACGCCGCGATCAGCGAGTCCCTGCGTCTCGCCCCGCCGGTTCGGCTGATCACGCGGGTCGCCCGGCACGAGGTAACCGTCGGCGGTGTGCGGGTCCCGGCCGGCCGGGAAGTCATGGCGCTCATCGCCGAAGCGCACCGGGACCCCGAGCACTTCACCGATCCGGACGTGTTCGACCCCAACCGCCCGGCAAGCCGGCTGCTCTCCTTCGGCGGTGGCGCCCACTACTGCCTGGGCGCCCAACTGGCACGCCTGGAAGCCTCCCTCGTCCTGCCCGCTCTGCTACGGCGTTTCCCCCGCATGGCGCCCGCCGGCCCGCCGTGTCCCGACGACCGCGTCACCGTGAGCGGCTGGACAGCCCTTCCAGTCGTGCTCGACCCCTGA
- a CDS encoding cytochrome P450, which produces MNPSTTTGPKTALRPFFDPFDPALHTDPYARYTAAREAAALCEGPHGLVVVTRHADVSQALRDNRLGHGPLTAPNRIFSFLGMDPPHHGPLRRLAARFFSPAAVSALARQITAAVDELLDQALRKRQVDLLADFAYPLSLRVVCGLFALPEQDQAWIREQTPPIARLLDPAYALTDHDVATAHSAAGGFVAYLHRKINERRRHPGPDALSALAAEADLGTGFTRRDLLPMCALLLLAGYETTANVIANSALALLRHPDQLATARNRVDGGRLDSSAMNELLRYDSSIQITFRTVQSPTVIAGTPLAQGTPTALLIGSANHDPRVFTDPGRLDLDRAHNPHLSFGAGIHYCLGAPLARLEASLALGRLLARTRAIELSSGPVRHKNTTATVRGVKALPVVLTPA; this is translated from the coding sequence ATGAACCCCTCGACGACCACCGGGCCGAAGACGGCGTTGCGACCGTTCTTCGACCCCTTCGATCCCGCCCTGCACACCGACCCGTACGCCCGTTACACCGCGGCGCGCGAGGCCGCCGCATTGTGCGAAGGGCCGCACGGTCTGGTGGTGGTGACCCGCCATGCGGACGTTTCACAGGCCCTGCGGGACAACCGGCTCGGCCACGGTCCGCTCACCGCACCGAACCGGATCTTCTCCTTCCTGGGCATGGACCCGCCCCACCACGGGCCGCTGCGCCGACTCGCCGCGCGCTTCTTCAGCCCCGCGGCCGTCAGCGCGTTGGCCCGACAGATCACCGCCGCCGTCGACGAACTGCTCGACCAGGCGCTGCGGAAACGACAGGTCGACCTGCTCGCCGACTTCGCCTACCCGCTATCACTTCGCGTGGTCTGCGGCCTGTTCGCGCTCCCCGAGCAGGACCAGGCGTGGATCCGGGAACAGACCCCGCCCATCGCCCGGCTCCTCGACCCGGCCTATGCCCTCACCGACCACGACGTGGCCACGGCCCACTCGGCGGCCGGCGGGTTCGTCGCCTACCTGCACCGCAAGATCAACGAACGGCGCCGGCACCCCGGCCCGGACGCCCTCAGTGCCCTGGCCGCCGAAGCCGACCTGGGCACCGGATTCACCCGCCGCGACCTGTTGCCCATGTGTGCCCTGCTGCTGCTCGCCGGCTACGAGACCACCGCCAACGTCATCGCCAACAGTGCTCTTGCCCTGCTGCGCCACCCGGACCAGCTCGCCACCGCGCGCAACCGCGTCGACGGCGGGCGGCTGGACAGCAGCGCCATGAACGAACTGCTGCGCTACGACTCCTCGATCCAGATCACCTTCCGCACGGTGCAGAGCCCGACCGTGATCGCAGGCACCCCACTGGCGCAAGGAACTCCGACGGCTCTGCTCATCGGATCGGCCAACCACGACCCCCGCGTGTTCACCGACCCCGGCCGACTGGACCTGGACCGCGCACACAATCCGCACCTGAGCTTCGGCGCGGGCATCCACTACTGCCTCGGAGCGCCCCTCGCCAGGCTGGAAGCGTCCCTGGCTCTGGGCCGGCTGCTCGCCCGGACCCGCGCCATCGAACTCTCCTCCGGCCCGGTCCGGCACAAGAACACCACCGCCACCGTCCGCGGGGTGAAAGCGCTCCCCGTCGTTCTCACTCCCGCCTGA
- a CDS encoding cytochrome P450, producing the protein MTGDPMSWDADMTFRELRERAPAQQVVLPGGLVTWMITGAAQARQALTDGRLAHDMRRLPDPRQGFGGLRYPDDLFSAEGRHLLNSDGTAHQRLRAVLAPLLTRTAAQRWQPFITRTCEELLDALAAADHPDLVADYARPLAVRVTTALLGIPVELQRRLTNLTLTMITAADPENPTVRKRRTELFGLWSRVLGDKRRRPGDDVLTRLTVAHRQGRLSAEELLSVAWGLFSGGITPTTALIVSGAVEIMQSPKLRRALHAGADATRLTEELLRITSPFPVATWRFALEDLTVGDTVIPQGAVVLIALAAANRDPDAYPEPDTAHPHRPGAHLAFGLGPHYCPGAPLARVQAASALTALFSRFPDIRLATGRTALRRQGVLVDRCYERVPVRTDDTTPQDAT; encoded by the coding sequence GTGACCGGTGATCCCATGTCCTGGGACGCGGACATGACCTTTCGGGAACTGCGCGAGCGGGCACCCGCCCAGCAGGTCGTCCTGCCCGGCGGCCTTGTCACCTGGATGATCACCGGAGCAGCCCAGGCGCGACAGGCTCTGACCGACGGCCGCCTTGCCCACGACATGCGACGGCTTCCCGACCCCCGGCAGGGGTTCGGCGGCCTCCGCTACCCCGACGACCTCTTCTCCGCTGAGGGCCGCCACCTGCTCAACAGCGACGGCACGGCCCACCAACGGCTGCGGGCGGTCCTCGCCCCCCTGCTGACCCGCACGGCCGCACAGCGGTGGCAGCCGTTCATCACCCGCACCTGCGAGGAACTCCTCGACGCCCTGGCCGCGGCCGACCATCCCGACTTGGTCGCCGACTACGCCCGCCCCCTGGCCGTCCGGGTCACCACCGCCCTCCTGGGGATCCCGGTGGAACTGCAGCGCCGCCTGACCAACCTGACGCTGACGATGATCACCGCCGCTGACCCCGAGAACCCCACCGTTCGAAAGCGCCGTACCGAACTGTTCGGACTGTGGTCCCGCGTCCTCGGCGACAAACGGCGCAGGCCCGGCGACGACGTCCTCACTCGCCTCACTGTCGCTCACCGCCAGGGCCGCCTCTCGGCCGAGGAACTCCTCTCCGTGGCCTGGGGCCTGTTCTCCGGCGGCATCACCCCCACCACCGCCCTGATCGTCTCCGGAGCAGTCGAAATCATGCAGAGCCCAAAACTGCGCCGAGCACTGCACGCCGGCGCCGACGCGACCCGCCTCACCGAGGAACTGCTGCGCATCACCAGCCCTTTCCCGGTTGCCACCTGGCGATTCGCCCTTGAGGACCTCACCGTCGGCGACACGGTGATCCCGCAGGGCGCCGTGGTACTGATCGCCCTGGCCGCCGCCAACCGCGACCCGGACGCCTACCCCGAACCCGACACCGCGCACCCGCACCGCCCCGGCGCCCACCTGGCATTCGGACTGGGCCCGCACTACTGCCCCGGCGCCCCCCTCGCCCGCGTACAGGCCGCCAGCGCGCTCACCGCCCTGTTCAGCAGATTCCCCGACATCCGCCTCGCCACCGGGAGGACCGCGCTGCGCCGGCAGGGCGTGCTCGTCGACCGCTGCTACGAGCGCGTCCCGGTCCGCACCGACGACACCACCCCCCAGGACGCGACGTGA